The Acidimicrobiia bacterium DNA segment CCGGCCTGGTCGGAAACGGGAAGATCTCGGAGCGGCCGGTGCGCGCGATCGACTGGTACTGCCGGCGCGCGAACCACCAACGACTCTCGCGGCGCGCGTAGTCGTCGCGGTACAGGCCGTACGCGTTGGTCCAACGGCCGTTCGACTTGTCCTGCCGCAGCTCGCAGGTGAACTGGCGCGCGTGCGCGACATCCGCGTCGGCGCCCGCGAGATCGACGACCGAGTTCAGGATCACCATCTCGAAGAACTCGAACCGCTCGACCGCGGTGGCGATGAAGTCGCCGACGGCCGCGCCGCCGGTGAGCAGGATCGGCTCGTTCGTGACGGTGTCGACCGTGACCGTCGCGGTGGGGAGGAACAGGTCGTCGAGCTCGTCCCACGCGCGCCGCGTCACCGAGTCCGCGTACGCCGCCTGCAAGCGCCGGATCGCGATGTAGTCGATCGTCTCCCGCGCGAGCGCGTCGTCGGCCATCGCGCCGTTACCGTTTCGCCGCGTCGGGCCGTGAGAAGTCGCGGTTCACGTGTTTCGGCGGGATGCCGAGGTTCGGTCCCGGCTTGAAGTTGCTCGCCTTCATGTCCTCGAAGACGTGCACCATGTTCAGGAGGTCTTCCTCGTAACAGAACTTGCCGTCGCCCGCGTACACGAGCGTCGAGTAGCCGGACTGCTCCCACGGCCGGCCGTCGGGACGCGTCCCGCCGAGGATCTGCTTCCACTTGATGACGACGTTGTCGCCGTCGATCACGAAGAACTCGGTGGGGAAGGTCCACTCCTCGAGGCCTTCCATCGCCTCGCCGAAGACGGTCGCCTTCATCTCGTCGAGGCCTTCGACGCGACCCCACGCGGGGTCGATGAACACCGCGTCGTCGGTGAAGAACGGCGCGAGCGCGGCCCACGTGAGCTCGTGCGCGCAGATCCGATCACGGACGGCGATGTAACGGTCGACGGTTGCCTGCACTTCCTCGCGGCTGTGCGCCATGACGTCCCCCCGGTCTCGGCGCAGAACGTAGCGTGCGGTGATGATCTTGCGCGAGTGGCCGAGCCCGCGAGCGGAGCGAGCAGGGCGCTCCGATGCGCTCCCATCCCGCGCCTCGGAGCGGCGAGCGAACCGAGCGCGACCGTGAACACCCGCACGATCCCGCAGCACGTTCGCGCTGCAGTCGACGCCGCCGCCGGGAGCACCTGGCTCGTGACCGACGACGTCGAGCTCACCTACGCCGACGCGCAGGCGCGCATCGAGCGTTTTGCGAGCGCGCTGCGCGGTCTCGGAATCGGCGTCGGTGACCGCGTGATCACGACGCCGCGCAACACACCCGACTACCTGCTCTCGTGGCTCGCGCTCATGGAGGTCGGGGCGATCCAGGTACCGCTCAACCCCAAGAGCAGCGCGGAAGAGCTCGCGGGGTTCGTCGCGCAGGTGGCGCCCGCGCTCGTCGTCACCGACCCCGCGCTCGCACCGTCGTTCGGCGCGCCCGGCGTACCGGTC contains these protein-coding regions:
- a CDS encoding nuclear transport factor 2 family protein, whose protein sequence is MADDALARETIDYIAIRRLQAAYADSVTRRAWDELDDLFLPTATVTVDTVTNEPILLTGGAAVGDFIATAVERFEFFEMVILNSVVDLAGADADVAHARQFTCELRQDKSNGRWTNAYGLYRDDYARRESRWWFARRQYQSIARTGRSEIFPFPTRPGFD
- a CDS encoding nuclear transport factor 2 family protein, with translation MAHSREEVQATVDRYIAVRDRICAHELTWAALAPFFTDDAVFIDPAWGRVEGLDEMKATVFGEAMEGLEEWTFPTEFFVIDGDNVVIKWKQILGGTRPDGRPWEQSGYSTLVYAGDGKFCYEEDLLNMVHVFEDMKASNFKPGPNLGIPPKHVNRDFSRPDAAKR